The genomic region TTTCAAACAGCTTAAACGTTATTTTTGAGAGTCAGCTTAAGGAGGATGTCCGCCGCTGATATTTGGGGATTAGTTATGGGAAGCGCCGTCCAAGGTTTGCAATACTAACGGGTCATCGTCCTCCAGGAGTATTCCCATCGCAATTTATCTGACAAGCTTGTTGCGCCTCACCGTAGAAATTAGTCAAATGTAATTAAGCCTGACCAGGCGTGATTTTCGACGCGATATGGAGTTTTGGGTTTCTGGCCTCGGCGTAATTTTCAAGTACGGCCACGTATCCATCCATTGAATGATCCACTGCCAAGGCGAATTTCCATTTTGTTATCAACGCCCATATAACGCTAGAACAAAGATAGAAAAAGCGGTGGATGCTACGATTTAGCCGCCCATGACTGTCAAAGTAACGGACATCTCCCACATGGTGAAAATGGAAGAATAAGAAAGGAAATGGCACCAGAGTAACTCCATCGACCTTGTTTACGACCCTGTAAACTGGCGTCTTAATTTCCCAGTCAAGCCGATAGTCGCCCACCCGGGGGCTGCCAAACGTGTAGCATGCTGCCAAATTGTCTCCCTCAAGATCACGCGCCGCCAAAGTGGCAAGCGCAGCGCCGAGCGAGTGCCCAGTAACGTAAAACGGCATGTTTAACTCATTGGTAGCCTTCCGGCATTCTTCCCTGGTGGATTCCCACGCTTCGTTGAAGCCACTGTGGATTTCCGAGCCTTTGCTTAAAATTGGCCAAAGGTCCAAATCCGTGCGTAAATCTACGCCGCAAATCTCCGTGCCTCTGAACACGAGGACACCGAAGAGATTATTGTGGCAGAGATAGGCCTGCGTGCCTGTTTTGGTAGTATTGAATGTCCGTACAAGTTGAAAACCTCCGCTTCCCAGGCAGGACTTAAGCTCATTTAGATTATCATCCGAGATTTCAAATGGATTGTAGGCAAGCAGGGCCAATTTTCCCATCAGCCATGCTGTACGGTCGGAATACGCTGCCCTGGCAATGGGTGCTTGAAGCAATTCCTCAGGGGAAAAATAGGGTGTATCTTGGGAATTCATGGTTTGGTTCGTCGGTTTTTAAACTCCTGAAAACATCAATCGGATAAATGCTCCGGCAAGAAGAGAAGCCCCAAAAACAAGTAGGCCCGAAGTAATTCTCAAGAAAGCGTGGCATTGTTGGAATTTGGCTTCCCGCATGCACAGGTTTGTGTCCACTTCGCCACCAAGCGAGGAATCTTTTAGCAGGAGGAGCTTGATAACCTGGAGATGATGAAAATTTGCGCTTGAGGCGTAGAACCGATGCAAAAGGGCAAACCCAGCAGAAAGCGCAAATGAGATAACGGAAGCTGAAAACAAGGCCTTGAGGAGAGTGTCGTCGAATATCCGCGCCAAACGATCCTTGGGAAAATTGACCAGAAGAAATCCGACTACCGCAATGCCCGCCAAGGCAAGCTTGAGCAGTTCGCCTGAGAATTGCAGTGAACGGTCATAATGCTCCATGTCGGGTCGAAAGCGTGCTTCCGGAACTTCGAGCTGAGCAAGGCGGCGTTCAATAGATTCCGTTTTCGGTCTCGCTTTCATAACAAGAATTCAGTGACCTAACGTATCTTAGAGAGGTTGGGGTTGTGGCTATTCTGTGTCCATCCAACCAAAACGCTGGAAACATGTCGAATCCAGAAATGTTACAATTACTGCCGACAGAAGGACGGAACAGATTGATCTAGCCTGCATATTTCATACTCATTTCAATGGTCAACCTGTTAGCGCCGGGACGTAACAGCGGAAAGACACGAGCTGGGCATATGCAGGCTTTTGCAAAGCTCCGGCAACGGAAGAATGCCTCGTTTATCCTTTGCGCAAAACTCAGCAGAAAGGGAGACTACAATCTATTCACAAAATAATTCAAATTCTAATTTATTAAGCATAAGATCTTTTTTATGAATATCTTACAAATAATTATGTATTGACTTGCTATATTCATTATCTATTCATTATGCTGTGAGAGCAAACGAGCAAATTCTGTCCCAGGAGCTGCGGCAACGCGGCCTGGCCGCTTCGTCTGAACTGACCCAGGCTTGCCGGATCAGCCAGCCCACCGTCTCGCGTACCATTCATTCCTTTGGGTCTGCCGTTTTTAGGACCGGAGCCGGCCCCAGCACCCGCTATGGCCTTTATCGGGGTGTTCGTTCCCACGGGCGGCAATGGCCTTTGTATGTGGTGGATTCGGAAGGAGAACCGCATCACGGAGGCGCCCTCACGTCCATGCACGAACGTTATTTTCACATTAGCGCCAATGAGCCGCTTCACCCGCTGCTTGCCGGAGAATTCGCGTCGGGATTGTTCCGGGACCTTCCCTGGTTTTTGCAGGACCTGCGCCCGCAAGGCTTTCTTGGCCGCGCGTTTGCGCGAACCCATCACCTCGAATTGTCGGCCCCGCAGGATCCCCGGCTATGGATGGCGGATGATATTCTGAGCGGGCTGCTAGTCAACGGCCATGACAATTCCGGAAACATTATTGTCGGGGACAAATCTCTTAATCTGTTCATGTCGGAACGCGCGTCCGGCATCACCCCAATTCCAGCCAGCCAGAAACTGCAGCATTACGATCCGCTCGCAAACAGGACGATTGCCGGAGAACCTTGCGGTTCCACCGCTGCGGGCGAACAACCCAAGTTTTGCGCCTGCATAGAGGATGACAATGGCGCCATGCGGCGCGTGATCGTAAAATTCTCCCCGCCCAGGAACAGCCCCGCGGGTGTGCGATGGGCCGATCTCCTGTGCTCCGAGCAGACCGCCCTGTCCATCCTGGCGCAAAACGGAATGCCCGCAGCGGAGGCCCGTCTCCTGCAGGGAGAAAACCGGACTTATTTTGAATCGACCCGATTCGACCGTTTGGGCGCGCATGGACGCAGGGGCATGGTCTCATTGGCCGCGGTGGATGCAGCCTATTTTGGCGAGGAGCAAACACCCTGGTACAATTGCGCGGAACGATTGGAACAGTTTGGTAAGTTAGGTGAAAACGAGGCTGCAACGCTCAGGGCCTATTATTGGTACGGGCAATTGATTGCCAACAGCGACATGCACTACGGCAATGCCAGCCTGTTCTGGGACAATGCGGGATTCAGAACCGCGCCATGCTACGACATGCTGCCAATGGCCTATTCCCCGCGTGAAGGCGGCGAAATCGTCAACCCGGAATTCCGGCCCGTTCCTGCTCCTCCTCAATACCGGGAGGAATGGCAACGGGCAGGACAATGGGCGTGCGACTTCTGGGCAGCCATGGCGGATGACGCCCGTGTCAGCCCGGAGTTTCGCGGGATCAGCGGCGCGAATCTTCGGGCTGTGAAAGACGTATTAAGAAATTAAAACGACAGCGTTCCGCCGGACTGCAAGCCGCTTATGATTTTGCGGAGCAGTTCCTCCCGCTGTCTCGGATCTTCAGGAAGCGGATAGACCACTTCCACTGACCGCGAAAGCGGGCCTCCCGGACGCAGCACATGCACCACGCCCTTTTCGTCGTCAAACCATATCCGGGCCTTGGGATGATTGTTCCATCCGCTCTTTTGCCAATCGGAAAATTCGTCCTCCTTTTCAAAGGTCCTGACCGTCACCTGCCGCTGCAATCCGGAAGGCAAAGCATCCTGTTCCCCGCGCACGGCGTACCCCGCATAGGAGCCGAACTCGACCGGGCCCGATCCCACCCAAATTGACTGCCACAGCAGCATCCCTAAAATAGCAGCGCAGGCTCCCGACAACATGAATGCCGGCGCAGGTCGAAAAATGGTACGCCATGAAAAAAACGGAGCCCGCTCCTCGGCGAATTTTTGCGGAAACACCCTTCGCACGGCCGCCCTTAATTCCGGCAGACGATAAGCGGGCAGTTTGTCCGTCTGGGCTTCCAAAGCCTGCAGCGAAGGCACGATCGCACGCGCAATCCGTAGGGCTTCCTTCAACTCCAGCCATTGCTCCATTTTCCCGGGGTCTTCGGCAATCACCCGCTGCAACAGCGCCGTTTCTTCGGCATTGGCTGTTCCTTCCAATACCTTCAACACCAGGGATTCAAATTCCGGGTCCATACTAAATTATCGCAAAAAGTTGCGGATTTCTTTCAACAATCGCGGTTTTTGTTCGATCCCCTGCCTGATTTTTCTGAGACCGCGGGACAGATGGACGCCCACACTGCCAATGGGGATCTCGTGCTTTTCGGCCAGTTCCTTGTACGGAATGCCTTCCACCAAGTAATCATAAATCAGCCACCGGGTCAGCGGTTCGAGGGGTTCCATTGCTTCCCGCAACAAGACCGAGAGCTCCTTCAAATCGCGGGGTTGCAGGTTTTCCGCCAGCCGTTCCGCCGGTTCGAACGCGCCTTCGCTTTCCTCCTGCAATTGCTCAATGCTGCCGACCTGCCCGCCGCCGCGCTTTTGGGCGGTGGCTTTGCGCTTTTCGGAAATCGCCCGGCGTGCCGACATTGTCACAGCGAGACAACGCAGCCCTTCCCAATCCGACGCCGTTTGCACTTTCGTGATCAGTTCGGTCAGCGTCTCGATGGCCACATCCTCAGCTTCCGAGGGTGTGAGTCCTGCGAGCGGATGCCGGGCCGCTGCAAAAACACAGGGATACAAGAGCTGAAACGCCTCTTCCCAGGCGGCCTCGCTGCCTTTCCGCAATGCCTGCAACAATTCCATTTCCGGCGCCATCCCGCACGATGCTGAGTCAAACTGGCAGGTCTATCAAGAGCCAAAGGGGGGCCTGGAAATTGTTCTTAGTTTCCAGTTCTTTGTTGCCGGTGTTAAACCGCTAAAATGATTTTTTCTTCCTTCGCGTCTCGCGCAAGGCTTGATGTTTAAATTTGAAAAGATTCCTTGGGCGAGCCGCCCAAGCCACACTGGAAAATGAAGGCGCGCTTGCGGTAGTATAAAATGCCAAGCATAATGATATCGCACAATGAGTGGCCTTCTGTGAAACCGGCTTTATTTCTATTTCTGGCGCTTCTTTCCGTCCATCCGGCGGCGCCAACTTCAATAGACTGGCAAACGCGCTATCAAGAAGTCAGTCAACTCGAAAAATCCGGCCAGGCCGATCAGGCGCAGGCCCTGGCCGAAAACATCGCCTCGGAGGCGGAAAATCGTGTCGGCCCGCAAT from Candidatus Methylacidiphilales bacterium harbors:
- the yjjJ gene encoding type II toxin-antitoxin system HipA family toxin YjjJ; this encodes MRANEQILSQELRQRGLAASSELTQACRISQPTVSRTIHSFGSAVFRTGAGPSTRYGLYRGVRSHGRQWPLYVVDSEGEPHHGGALTSMHERYFHISANEPLHPLLAGEFASGLFRDLPWFLQDLRPQGFLGRAFARTHHLELSAPQDPRLWMADDILSGLLVNGHDNSGNIIVGDKSLNLFMSERASGITPIPASQKLQHYDPLANRTIAGEPCGSTAAGEQPKFCACIEDDNGAMRRVIVKFSPPRNSPAGVRWADLLCSEQTALSILAQNGMPAAEARLLQGENRTYFESTRFDRLGAHGRRGMVSLAAVDAAYFGEEQTPWYNCAERLEQFGKLGENEAATLRAYYWYGQLIANSDMHYGNASLFWDNAGFRTAPCYDMLPMAYSPREGGEIVNPEFRPVPAPPQYREEWQRAGQWACDFWAAMADDARVSPEFRGISGANLRAVKDVLRN
- a CDS encoding RNA polymerase sigma factor; translated protein: MAPEMELLQALRKGSEAAWEEAFQLLYPCVFAAARHPLAGLTPSEAEDVAIETLTELITKVQTASDWEGLRCLAVTMSARRAISEKRKATAQKRGGGQVGSIEQLQEESEGAFEPAERLAENLQPRDLKELSVLLREAMEPLEPLTRWLIYDYLVEGIPYKELAEKHEIPIGSVGVHLSRGLRKIRQGIEQKPRLLKEIRNFLR